One segment of Chionomys nivalis chromosome 1, mChiNiv1.1, whole genome shotgun sequence DNA contains the following:
- the LOC130875507 gene encoding lithostathine-2: protein MAQNNAYHILFACLIFLACSQGQKAEEGLPTAEKDLPSAMINCPEGANAYGSYCYYFVEDRLTWGEADLFCQNMNSGHLVSVLSQAEGNFVASLVKESGTTNAYVWTGLHDPKNNRRWHWSSGSVFLYKSWATGAPSTNNRGYCVALTSNTAYKKWKDENCDSLYPFVCKFKS from the exons ATGGCTCAGAACAATGCATACCATATCCTCTTTGCATGCCTGATATTCCTAGCATGCAGCCAAG GCCAGAAGGCTGAAGAAGGTTTGCCCACAGCTGAAAAGGATCTTCCTTCTGCCATGATCAACTGCCCAGAAGGTGCTAATGCCTATGGTTCCTACTGCTACTACTTTGTTGAAGATCGTTTGACCTGGGGAGAGGCAGAT CTCTTTTGCCAGAATATGAATTCGGGGCACCTGGTGTCAGTGCTCAGCCAGGCCGAGGGCAACTTTGTGGCTTCTCTGGTTAAGGAGAGTGGTACTACAAATGCCTATGTCTGGACTGGACTCCATGACCCCAAAAAT AACCGACGTTGGCACTGGAGCAGTGGATCTGTGTTTCTCTATAAATCATGGGCCACTGGAGCTCCAAGCACGAACAATCGCGGTTATTGTGTGGCACTGACTTCAAACACAG CATACAAGAAATGGAAAGATGAAAACTGTGATTCACTGTACCCCTTTGTCTGCAAGTTcaaaagctaa